The DNA sequence TTGCCGTTGATTTACAATTCCGATATCGCGAAAGTTTGTCAGCCAAATGATAAACTTCCGGAGAGATTTAGCTATCCAGAAGACGCAGATGCTCAAGTCAAAAAATCAATTTCGTATTATGAAAAAATCTTCGGTAGGAAACCTTTCGGTATGTGGCCAGCTGAAGGTTCAGTTTCCGAGCAAGTTGTATCTGTCTTTGTAAGAAATGGAATAAAATGGATCGCAACTGATGAGAAGGTTCTTCAGAAGTCAAAACCTAACGATCAACCACCATATTATCCATATTTTGTTGATGAGGACAGCGCTATTGGGAAGAAAGATGAATCTAAATCGTTATTAATCGTTTTCAGAGACACCCGCTTATCAGATGCGGTTGGATTTACTTACCAAAACTATGACCCTGAAGTAGCAGCGGACGATTTTATAAGATATGTTTTAAGCTTTGCACCAAGTGATCCAAACGAGGAAAGATTGATTTCAGTTATCCTTGACGGAGAAAATGCCTGGGAATGGTATAGAAAAGATGAGGATGGGAAGGAGTTTTTAAGAGCACTTTACAGGAAATTAAGTAAATTATACAAAGAAGGACAAATTATCACTGTCACGATGAGCGAATGGATATTTGGAAACCCAAATCGTGGAATAAAACCACATAAAATTACTTCGCATCAAGAGCTTGAGCCACTTTGGCCTGGTAGCTGGATCAATGCAAATTTTGACACTTGGATCGGAGAGGAAGAAGAAAATTTTGCGTGGGAATATCTTTTGAAAGTGAGAAGAGATATTCAAAGATTGAAAATTCCGCAACCGAATCCATTTGCAAGTGTACCACAATTCGGAACTAAAAAGTATTACGAATATAGAGCTTGGGAATCGCTTTACTCCGCAGAAGGTAGTGATTGGTTTTGGTGGTATGGAGGAGATCAAACTGCTTTAGGTGGCGATGATCCATTTGATGTCGGATTTAGAACACATCTTATCAATGTGTATAAATTTTTGAAAAAAGCAGGCTATAAAGTTGAAATTCCCGATTTTCTATCAAAGCCAATTTTGAAGGACAAAAGATGAGATGGAACTTCTTATTAATTTTCGTTGCGATTTTCATACTTGTATCATGCTCAAATGAGGACGCTGGGAAAATTAGAATAGTTATTTGGCATCAGAAGCCTCCGGGCGAAAGAGATATACTTGAGCAAGCAATAAAGCGCTATATGGAAACTCATCCGAATGTAAAGATTATAGCTCTTTACAAGGAAACGGAAGAATTACGATCTGCTTACATTATCTCTGCAATTGCTGGCAAAGGACCTGATTTGGTCTATGGACCAAGCGATCAAGTTGGACCTTTTGAACTTCTTAAAATTATAAGACCACTTGAGGAAATTTTTGACACAAGTTTTCTAAATCAGTTTGATCCAAGGGGCTTGTTGTGGTATAAGGGACATTTATATCAAATCGGGGATCAAATTGGAAATCATCTTTTTCTTTTGTACAACAAGGATCTCGTTAAAAAACCACCTCAAACAATGAATGAATTAATCCAAATTGGAAAGGAGCTGACGAAAGATTTTGATGGTGATGGCAAGATTGATCAATATGGTCTTGTGTGGAATTATACTGAGCCGTTCTTTTTTATTCCGTTTTTAACTGGCTTTGGTGGTTGGATCATGGACTCCTTAGGAAACCCGACATTGGACACTGAAGCAACGGTAAAAGCTCTTAAGCTCGTGCGCGATTTAAGGGATGTGCACAAAATTATACCTCGTGAGTGTGATTACAACACTGCCGATGCTTTGTTCAAGGAAGGTAGAGCTGGAATGCTTATAAACGGACCATGGTCAATCGGTGGATATAAAAAAGCTGGTGTTAACTTTGGGATAACACGAATACCCAAGGTTGATGAAACAGGACTTTGGCCTGCTCCGATGATTTCAATAAAAGGATATTCTATAAATGTAAATGTTGATGAAAAGAAACTACCATATGTCGTTGACCTGTTTAAATATCTCGTCAGCGAGGAAGTCCAACTTGAGCTTACGAAAGCTCTTGGGACAATTCCGACGAATAAAAAAGCTCTTGAAAATGAAGATGTAAAGAAAAATACACTTGTTCAATCTTCGTTATGGCAAGCTGAAGTTGGGAGGCCGATGCCTGTTGTTCCAGAGCTTCGTGCAATTTGGGATTCAATGCGCCCATATTATCAAGCTGTACTTGGTGGCACAATGACGCCAGAAGAAGCAAGCATAGGAATGCAACAACTTGCGATAAAAAAAATTGAAGAGATGAATGAGTAGAAGAACATTATTCATACTTGCCTTTCTTCTTCCAGCGTTGATTATAATGTTCGGAGTTATAGTGTATCCTTTCTTTTATAACATCGTTCTCTCGTTTTCAAATATGAGCCTGCGCCATTTTAGGGATTGGAAGATAATTGGATTCAAGCAATATGTCAAGGTCTTTAGCGAAAATACTTTCTATGTTGTTTTTTTGAAAACATTGATCTGGACATTTGTAAATGTCACTTTCCATGTTATCATCGGTGTTTTTCTTGCTTTAATCTTGAACAGAAAATCAATAAAATTCAAGCCAATTTTTAGGACACTTTTAATTTTACCTTGGGCGATTCCGCAGGTTATAACTGCTTTGACTTGGCGAAGCATGTTTAATTATGAATATGGTGCGATAAATATCTTTATCGCAAAGTATCTTAACATGTCACCAGTTGAATGGCTATTGAGACCTTTTGAAGCGTTCACTGCGTGTATTATAACGAATGTCTGGCTTGGTTTTCCTTTTATGATGGTCGTTGCACTCGGTGGATTACAAAGCATTCCACAAGAACTATACGAAGCAGCGGATATTGATGGAGCATCGGCTTGGCAGAAGTTCAAAAACATAACATTACCATTCTTGAGGCCTGTGATGGCTCCAGCAATCACGCTTGGGATCATTTGGACTTTCAATAATCTCAATATCGTTTGGCTTGTTTCAAATGGAGGTGAACCAAGCGATCAAACACATATACTTGTTTCGTATGTTTATAAAGCAGCATTCAACCTTTATAGATATGGCTACGCAGCTGCTTTGTCAGTTGTGATATTCTTGATCTTGCTTGTCATCGGCATTTACTTCTTGAAGAAAACAAGAGCGGTTGAATCCGTATATTAAAAAGTAAAAATTTGCCTGCGATGATGAATCGGCATAAAATAAAACAAATCCTGCTTGACAGTGCGACATATCTTTTTCTCATAATCTTTACACTTGTGGTTATTTATCCGATTTTAAATGTCATCAGTATTTCACTTAGACCTGCTGATAAACTTTTGTCAACATCTTTGAGAATTATACCTGAAAATGCGACCCTGAACTCATATGTTCAACTTTTCACTTCCACACCATTTTTGAGATGGTTATTTAACTCAACTTTTGTTTCTGCTGTCGTGATGTTAACTGGCGTGACACTTGCATCAACCGCGGGATACGCACTTTCAAGATTTAATTTCTGGGGGAAAAAAGCTGTGATGATCGGGATACTTATCACTCAAATGTTTCCTGCAACGATGTTGTTGCTTCCGCTTTACATCATGCTTATTAAGCTTCATCTTCTCAATAGTTATCTTGGTCTTATGATAGTTTATACATCAACTGCGCTTCCTTTTTGTGTTTGGCAAATGAAGGGATATTATGATACGATCCCTGTAAGTTTGGAGGAAGCTGCACGAATTGATGGATGCAATCAGTTTCAAGCTTTTTACAAGGTCGTTTTCCCACTTGCTCTTCCGGCTTTGGTGATAACTGCTTTGTTTTCTTTCATGTCTGCCTGGGCTGAATATGTTGTAGCTGCTCAAATTTTGCAAGAACCAGAACTTTACACTCTTGCGATCGGGCTAAAGCAATTTGAGTCAAGCATGGCAACTGAATGGGGATTATACGCAGCTGGATCTTTAATTGTAAGCATTCCTGCCGTCTTGCTGTTTCTTATTTTGAGCAGATACCTAATATCTGGTCTAACGCTCGGAAGCGTTAAAGGTTAAAAACAAAATTTTTCAAGCAAGGTATGAAGATAAAAATCAACGGGATAAACATTGACTATAATTTCTACAAAGTTGAAGATTCACCAACCATCGTGTTCGTTCATGGTTTTCCGTTCAATCAAAAAATGTGGAATCCGCAAGTTGAATTTTTAAAAGGAAAGTGTTCAATTTTAACCTATGACGGTCGCGGACTTGGCGAAAGCGAATCAGGTGATGGACAGTTTATGTTTGAAAATTTAGTTGATGATTTTATTGAGTTGTTAAGAAATTTGAAAATTGAGAAAGTAGTTGCTTGTGGTTTGTCAATGGGGGGATATGTCATTTTAAGAGCTTATGAAAAACAACCATCAATGTTTCATGCTTTGATTTTGTGCGACACAAGAGCTGAAGCCGATGGAAATGAGGCAAAATTACGAAGGGCACAAATGCTTCATATTCTCAAATTCCACGGCAAGGAAAAATTCGCCGATGAATTTATAAAAACGGTCCTATCTCCAAAAACTTTTGATGAAAAGAAAGAAATTGTCGCATTTGTTTACGATATGATAACTCAAAACGATGAAATTGGCATCGCAGGAAATCTAATTGCGCTTGCAACAAGAACTGATACAGCACATATACTTGAAAAAATAGATGTCCCAGTTTTAATAGTTGTCGGTGAAGACGACGCCTTGACTCCACCGTCGCTTGCTCAATCACTTCACAGTAAGATAAAGAACAGTCAACTTGTCGTAATTCCATCAGCTGGACATTTAAGCAATGTTGAAAACAGCGAAAAATTTAATGAAGCAATTACGAACTTTTTAAATCGTATTTGTCCAATTTAACATTGTAAAAATTTCGCATTTTGATAACACACAGTGAAGTCAAATTCAATCACCATATTTTTCTCGCATTATCCTTGCGGTTTGAACGATATTTTGAAGCGACGGGATAACTTCTTCCCAATTTCTGGTTTTTAAGCCACAATCAGGATTTATCCATATTAAATTTTTGTCAATAACTTTCACAGATCTTTCTGCTATTTCAAGCATCTCTTCCACCGATGGAACTCTGGGCGAGTGGATGTCGTATACTCCTGGGCCGATCCCATGATCATAGTTAAAGTTTTCAAATGCATTAAGGATCTCTCCTTTGCTTCTTGATGCTTCAATCAAAATAACATCCGAATCCATTGCGTAGATGTATTCAATGATGTCATTGAATTCAGAGTAACACATATGAGTTTGGATTTGTGTCTCAGGCTTTACAGCTTCATTTGTCAATTTGAATGCTTTAACAGCCCAATCAAGATATTCTTTTTGTTTTGCTTTTTTAAGTGGTAGTCCTTCCCTAAAAGCTGGTTCATCAATTTGGATTACTTTTATTCCCGCCTTTTCAAGATCAAGGACTTCGTCTCTTAAAGCAAGAGCAATCTGATATGCGATTTCTTTCTTTGGAATGTCTTTTCTATAAAACGACCAATTTAGAATTGTAACGGGACCTGTTAGCATCCCTTTAACTGGTTTTGATGTCAAAGATTGCGCGTATGATATTTCTTTCACTGTCATTGGTTCAGGTCTTGACACATCACCATATATTATTGGTGGACGAACATACCTTGTGCCGTACGATTGAACCCATCCATTTTTGGTGAAGGCGAAACCTTTCATCTTTTGACCGAAGAATTCAACCATGTCAGACCTCTCAAATTCGCCATGGACTAAGACATCTAATCCAATTTTTTCTTGAATTTCAATTGCATTTTTAATTTGCTCTTTGATGAAATTTTCGTATTCCTCTTTTGAAATTTTGCCAGTGTTGAAATCTGCTCTCGCTTTTCTTACTTCTTTTGTCTGCGGGAAGCTTCCTATAGTCGTGGTTGGAAACTTTGGAAGCCCAAGAAGTGAAACTTGTTTTTTGTATCTTTCGGTGAATGGAGTTTTTCTTCCGATTTCCTCTTCATTTATTTGAGATACCTTTCTTCTAACTTCCTCATCTCTAAATTCATCTATCAACATTTGAAGGTTTTGTTGCGGGATGGGATAATTTTCATTGAAAATTTTTTTTAGAATCTTAAGCTCGTCAAGTCGTTCGTTTGCAAACGAAAGCAATTGAATTAACCTGTCATCAAGATGTCCCTTTTCAGGTTCAAGCGAGATAGGAAGATGAAAAAGCGGTGATGAATTTGAGAGAATTAATCTATCCTCACTTACAAACTTAGTTAATTCGTTTATGAAGTTAACAGTTTTTTGAAAATCAATTTTCCAAGGATCACGCCCCGAGATGACCCCAGCTATAAGTTTCTTATCTGTGGGGAAACCGTGCTTTTTTATATTCTCAAAGTTTTCATCGTTTACAGTGAAATCAAACCCAATTCCGTGGACTGGAAGCTCAAAAGCAACTTTTTCGTAGTTAGACAAGCTTTCATAATAAGTATGCACAAAAATTTCAATCTGCTTAAGTCCGTCTGTCAAAATTTTATATGACTCAATTAGAATCTCAATATCATTGTCGCTTAAGTCAAGCACAAGAGCTGGCTCATCAAGTTGGATTGTTTTGACACCGTTTGTTTCAAGCTCTTTTAAAATTTGGTTATAAATTTTTGATGCAGAGAAAACAAGATCTTTGAATTTATCGCTCTCGTATGCTCTTATCATTTGAGTTAAAAGCGTTCCTTCTTGCTTTTGTGGTATTTTGCCAAGCCAGATATATGTAAATGGGCCGATTAAAACTGGCTTCGTTTCAATGCCAAGTTTCTCTTTCGCAAACCTGTATGATTCAAGTGGGCGATTTTTTAAAAGTTTAAACTCTGCTTCAAATTCTGGAACGATGTAGTGATAGTTTGTATCAAACCACTTCGTCATCTCACAGGCAATTGCGGTTTTACTGCCACGAGCCATAGCAAAGTATGTGTCAAGATCTAAAGTTTCACCGAACCTCTTCGGAACGACGCCAAGCATGGTTGATATGTCAAGTATGAAATCATAAAGTGAAAAGTCATTTGATGGAATGTAATCAAGTTCTGCATCCTTCAATATGGACAGACGCTGTAGTTGAATTTTTTCAGCTTCTGTGTAAAGTTGTTCTCTTGTGATTTCTCCAGCCCAGTAGCTTTCCACAATTTTTTTAAGTTCTCTGTTCGGTCCTATTTTGGGATATCCGAAAGCGGTCGTCTTTATTGCCATAGTTTTTTAGCTTTGTTTTTGAAGCTTGCTGAAATTATACAAAAAAGAAACTGCTTTTGCAAAAGTTTTGTCTTCTTGCTTTTAATCCTTTCAAAAGTTATATTACTAAAAAACCAATTTTTACTTGCCTATGATTGAGGATATAAGCTTTCTCAGAAATGTTTCAATCTTTGAAGAACTTCCCGAGAGAGATCTTGAGAAGATAGCAAATCTCGGGACAAGAAAGACATTTTCAAAGGGAAATGTGATTTTGATGGAAGACGAGATCGGAAGCGCGCTTTTCATAATAATTAACGGCAAGGTGAAGGTCTCAAGATTGGATGAAACAGGCAGAGAAGTTATACTTTCAATTCTTGGTCCGGGCGAGGTTTTTGGTGAAATGTCCCTTCTTGATGGAATGAAACGCTCAGCAACTGTTTCAGCTCTTACTGATACCGAGGTTTTGATAATCTATAGAGATGATTTTTTAAATTTGTTGAGTAAATATCCGCAAATTGCAATTTCGCTGTTGAGGGAACTTGCACAAAGATTAAGGAAAGCTGATATGCAAATAAAGAGTTTATCCCTGAAGGACGCCGAGGGGAGAATAGGTTGTGTTTTAATTATGCTTGCTGATGATCTTGGAAAAATGTACAAGGGGAAAGTGATCGTTGAAGAAATCCCAACCCAACAAGATCTCGCAAATATGGCGGGGACATCAAGAGAAACTGTGTCAAGAATTTTATCAAAATTTGAAAAACAAGGGCTCATCAAAGTTGAGGGTAGAACTCTTATGATCCTTGAATATGAAAAAATGAAGAAAATGTTTAAGTGAGAGTTGACCTGCATTTACATACATATTACTCCGACGGTGTTTATTCGCCATCAGAAGTCGTAATGAAGGCAAAAGAGAACGGTCTTGATGTAATCAGCATAGTTGATCACGATACAACCGACGGTCTTGAAGAAGCAATTGAAACAGGAAAAGAAATTGGGGTTGAAGTAATACCTGGAATTGAATTAAGCTCAAGCATAAACGGGACAGATATACATATACTCGGATATTTTATAAATTGGCGTGATGAGAATTTTCAAGTTTACCTAAAAGTATTTCGTGAGTTGAGGTCTCTAAGAGCCAAAAGAATTATAGAAAAACTTAACGCTCTTGGTATATCTCTGAAATTTGAAAATGTTGCTGAAATTGCTAAATACTCGCCCATAAGTAGAGTTCACATAGCAAGTGCTCTCGTTAGATATGGGTTTGTTAATGATTTCCATGAAGCGTTTAGTAAATACCTGAATCCCGGATGCCCTGCTTATGAAAAAAATATAGATCTTTCACCGAGGAAAGCAATCAAGTTAATCGCTGATGTTGGGGGATTGTCTTTTATTGCACATCCTGCAAAGTTTATTAGTGAAAATGATCTTGCAAGTTTGATTGAACTTGGAATTGATGGAATTGAAGTCATCCACCCATCACATAATGAGGAACTTGTTAGATATTATCGTTCCATTGCTAATGAATACTTTTTACTTGAAAGCGGGGGTTCCGATTTCCACGGCGGATTAAGGCAAGATGAACGCTGTATTGGAGCCTACACAGTGCCGTATAAATTCGTTGAAACAATGAAACAAAGGTTAAATTTAAAATAAAACGAAGATTTGTAAATGAAAATTTTTGAAGGAAAACTTATAGCGCAAGGATTGAAATTTGGCATCGTTGTTAGCAGATTTAATGAACTCATAACTTCAAAACTGCTTGATGGCGCTCTTGATTGTCTTAGACGCCATGGAGCAAATGACGAAGATATAGAAGTTTTTTATTGTCCTGGTTCATTTGAGATCCCACTTGTTGCTAAGAAAATCGCTCAAACCGGAAAATATAATGCTATAATCTGTCTCGGCGCTGTAATTCGTGGAGAAACCCCACATTTTGATTATATCGCTTCAGAAGTTTCAAAAGGTGTAGCTCAAGTCCAACTTGAAACAGGTATACCTCTTGCATTTGGAGTTATCACAACCGATGATGTTGAACAAGCACTTAACAGAGCAGGAGTGAAAGTCGGAAACAAAGGATGGGACGCAGCTCTAAGCGCNNNNNNNNNNNNNNNNNNNNNNNNNNNNNNNNNNNNNNNNNNNNNNNNNNNNNNNNNNNNNNNNNNNNNNNNNNNNNNNNNNNNNNNNNNNNNNNNTTTATAACCACAAATCTTATCGCACAATTGGGGGAATGGAAGAATTATACGGATATGAAAAATATTCGTAAAATTTTCGTTTCCGATACTGCAATTTTTGCTGGAACTGAGGGCGGGATCTTCATATTTTATCCCGATAAATGGGAAAGCAAAAGAATTTTAAAGGTTGATGGTTTATTTGATGTTGATGTCAAAGCAATAGCGGTTATGCAAAGCAAAAGTATCTTCGTCGGATTTTCAAACGGAGTAATTGATATATTGAAACTCCAATATAATCCGTATAAAATCACTCGCATCTTTGACATAAAGAACTCACCTGAGCCAGATAAGACTATAAATTTTTTGAAAGTTTTCGGCGACACGCTTTTCATCGGGACTAACTTCGGGCTTTTGACTTATAGGATCTCAAAAAACGAATTTATTGACACATACAGGCGAATTTTCCCAGATGTTGAACGAGTTAGAGTTTTTGATCTTGTGATTTTAAATGACACAATTTATGTTGCGACATCCGAGGGGATAGCGAAGGGATATAGATTTAGTCAAATTCTCGTTTCGCCAGCTGGTTGGAAATCATATAAAATTTCAAGAGGTGTAAAAAGCATAGCGATTTTAGAAGGCAAAATCTATTTCGGTAATGTTGACGGATTTTATCTGTTTGAAGGTGATAATTTTATCAAAGTTTTATCTTTACCTGTTGATTTGCTCTATAGCGCTGGTGATTCAATTTTAATTACAGCGTGGCGCGAGATTTTTTCATACAAATATACTCATTTTAGAAAAATAACAGAAGTGCCTGCAGGATATATAACAGATGTTTCAACATGGCGTGGTAAAATCATCGTTGGTGTTTACGAAAACGGGCTTGGTATTTTTGAAAATGGAAGATGGAAATTTTACTATCCTGACGGACCAAATGGAAATCAATTTTCAAATATGATAATTGATAAAGAAGGTAATTTGTGGGTTGCATCTTCAAGATTTGCTGGTAAAGGATTTTACAGATTTAGTCCTGGATCACACGATAAATTAAAAAAAGAAAAATGGACTAACTTTGCGAAAAAGGATTTCCCGCGAATGTCGGATGATTGCTACAAAGTCAGATTTGTCAAAAATCATGTCTGGGTTGGGACATGGGGAGGGGGAGTGATAAGAGTTGATAAAAACGATTCAATGAAAATCTTTTCAAAAAGAGAAGGAATAATGGGTGTTGAAGAGGATACTAATTTTGTTGTGATAACCGATATCGCTGAGCAAGGTGACTACATTTGGCTTTTAAATTACAAGCCGAGAAATTTTAACATACTATATTTGATGCGGGGTGATTCAGTTATTTATTCATTTGCCAACGATTATAATATAAGATATTTCCTTAACACGCAGCTTGAAATAGACGAAAAGGGAAGAAAATGGATCGTGTCTGACCATGGATTTATCTTCGTTTTTGACGATAAAGGAACAATTTTTGACAGAAGTGATGACAGATGGATTGCTATTTCAAGGGCAAATGGTTTAAATGGGGAACCAACGGTTATAAGGTTTGACCAAAGAGGAGATTTATGGGTTGGAACAAAATATGGGCTTAATGTAATTGTCAATACGGATGAACCACTAAGAACTGGTAGCATAAGAAGTGTTTTTGCTCTCCAAGATTTTTATATCAATGACATTGCGGTTGATGGAGCAAATAACAAATGGGTTGCAACTAAAAATGGTGTATGGGTTTTATCACCAGACGGAACAAATGTCCTTATGCATTATAACACAACTAATTCACCAATACTAAGCGATGATGTCAAATCAATTGCGTTTGACCTCAACTCTGGTATCGTATATTTCGGGACCGATAAAGGTTTAACGAGCTTAAAAACGGAGTTCGCTAAGCCAGTTGGAACTTTTTCAACGATAAAAATTTATCCCAATCCATTTCGCCCAGTTAAGGATTTAAATGTCGTAATAGATGGGCTTGTTGAGAATTCAACAATCAAAATTTTTACAATAAGTGGCGATCTCATAAGAACAATTCTAACTCCCGGCGGTAGAATAGGTGTATGGGACGGAAAAGATGAAAAAGGGCAATATGTCCCCACCGGGGTTTATATCATTGTTGCATACAGCGAAGATGGAACACAGGTTGGGATTGGGAAATTAGCTGTCTTACGAAATTAAGTGCTCATTGACTTCAAGAACTCCTTATTGTTTTTTGTTCCCCTCATGTTTTCAAGCAAGAATTCCATTGCCTCAACTGGGGACATTTCACTTAAAAGTTTTCTCAATATCCAAACACGATTTAGTTCTTCAGGTTCAAGAAGTAATTCTTCTTTTCGTGTTCCAGTTTTATTTATATCAATTGCGGGAAAGATTCTTTTATCTGCAAGTTCTCGCGTCAAAACGACTTCCATATTACCTGTCCCTTTGAATTCCTCAAATATAACCTCGTCCATTCTGCTACCTGTATCTATTAGAGCAGTTGCTACGATAGTTAAGCTTCCAGCTTCTTCTGTATCTCTTGCGGCGCCGAAAAACTTTTTCGGTTTTATCAATGCACTTGCGTCAATACCACCAGAGAGAATCCTTCCACTATGTGGTGTCACGAGGTTGCTTGCTCTCGCAAGACGTGTCAAGCTGTCAAGAAGTATAACTACATCTCTACCTGATTCAACTAATCTCTTTGCTTTTTCAAGAACCATATCAGCAACTTGCATATGTCTTTCGGGTGGTTCATCAAATGTTGAACTGATTACTTCAACATCACGACCAACTGAACGTTCCATATCAGTGACTTCCTCGGGTCTCTCGTCAATCAAAAGAATTATCAACTTGATCTCGGGATGATTTCTAATTATGCTATTTGCCATTTTCTGTAAAAGAACGGTTTTTCCAGCTTTTGGTGGAGAAACTATCAAACCACGCTGTCCTTTTCCAATTGGGGCAAATAGATCAAGAATTCTCATTGAATATTCCCCAGGTACCGTTTCAAGGCGAATCCTCTTAGTTGGATAGAGAGGCGTCAGATTCTCAAAAAGAATCCTTTCCCGCGCTTTTTCAGGTGGAAGCCCGTTAACGGTTTCTATTCTAAGCAAAGCGTAAAATCTTTCACCTTCTTTCGGTGGACGAACTTGTCCAGCTATTGTGTCCCCAGTTTTTAAATTAAACTTCTTTATCTGAGACGGAGATACATAAATATCATCCGGTGAAGGTAAGTAATTATAATTTGCGGATCTCAAGAAACCATACCCATCTGGCAAAATTTCAAGCACACCATTGCTAAATATAATCCCATTTTGTTCCTCAATTTCTTCCACTTCACTGGTAGTTGATTTTTGTTCCTGCATCTTCTCAAGAATTTTCATTATCAGATCCTGTTTTTTCAAATCACTGTAACCAGTTAAGCCAAGTTCTTTGGCAATTTTCTGAAGCTCGGCAACCTTTTT is a window from the Candidatus Kryptonium sp. genome containing:
- a CDS encoding extracellular solute-binding protein, with amino-acid sequence MRWNFLLIFVAIFILVSCSNEDAGKIRIVIWHQKPPGERDILEQAIKRYMETHPNVKIIALYKETEELRSAYIISAIAGKGPDLVYGPSDQVGPFELLKIIRPLEEIFDTSFLNQFDPRGLLWYKGHLYQIGDQIGNHLFLLYNKDLVKKPPQTMNELIQIGKELTKDFDGDGKIDQYGLVWNYTEPFFFIPFLTGFGGWIMDSLGNPTLDTEATVKALKLVRDLRDVHKIIPRECDYNTADALFKEGRAGMLINGPWSIGGYKKAGVNFGITRIPKVDETGLWPAPMISIKGYSINVNVDEKKLPYVVDLFKYLVSEEVQLELTKALGTIPTNKKALENEDVKKNTLVQSSLWQAEVGRPMPVVPELRAIWDSMRPYYQAVLGGTMTPEEASIGMQQLAIKKIEEMNE
- a CDS encoding sugar ABC transporter permease, which translates into the protein MSRRTLFILAFLLPALIIMFGVIVYPFFYNIVLSFSNMSLRHFRDWKIIGFKQYVKVFSENTFYVVFLKTLIWTFVNVTFHVIIGVFLALILNRKSIKFKPIFRTLLILPWAIPQVITALTWRSMFNYEYGAINIFIAKYLNMSPVEWLLRPFEAFTACIITNVWLGFPFMMVVALGGLQSIPQELYEAADIDGASAWQKFKNITLPFLRPVMAPAITLGIIWTFNNLNIVWLVSNGGEPSDQTHILVSYVYKAAFNLYRYGYAAALSVVIFLILLVIGIYFLKKTRAVESVY
- a CDS encoding sugar ABC transporter permease, whose amino-acid sequence is MNRHKIKQILLDSATYLFLIIFTLVVIYPILNVISISLRPADKLLSTSLRIIPENATLNSYVQLFTSTPFLRWLFNSTFVSAVVMLTGVTLASTAGYALSRFNFWGKKAVMIGILITQMFPATMLLLPLYIMLIKLHLLNSYLGLMIVYTSTALPFCVWQMKGYYDTIPVSLEEAARIDGCNQFQAFYKVVFPLALPALVITALFSFMSAWAEYVVAAQILQEPELYTLAIGLKQFESSMATEWGLYAAGSLIVSIPAVLLFLILSRYLISGLTLGSVKG
- a CDS encoding alpha/beta hydrolase; translated protein: MKIKINGINIDYNFYKVEDSPTIVFVHGFPFNQKMWNPQVEFLKGKCSILTYDGRGLGESESGDGQFMFENLVDDFIELLRNLKIEKVVACGLSMGGYVILRAYEKQPSMFHALILCDTRAEADGNEAKLRRAQMLHILKFHGKEKFADEFIKTVLSPKTFDEKKEIVAFVYDMITQNDEIGIAGNLIALATRTDTAHILEKIDVPVLIVVGEDDALTPPSLAQSLHSKIKNSQLVVIPSAGHLSNVENSEKFNEAITNFLNRICPI
- the metE gene encoding 5-methyltetrahydropteroyltriglutamate--homocysteine S-methyltransferase, producing the protein MAIKTTAFGYPKIGPNRELKKIVESYWAGEITREQLYTEAEKIQLQRLSILKDAELDYIPSNDFSLYDFILDISTMLGVVPKRFGETLDLDTYFAMARGSKTAIACEMTKWFDTNYHYIVPEFEAEFKLLKNRPLESYRFAKEKLGIETKPVLIGPFTYIWLGKIPQKQEGTLLTQMIRAYESDKFKDLVFSASKIYNQILKELETNGVKTIQLDEPALVLDLSDNDIEILIESYKILTDGLKQIEIFVHTYYESLSNYEKVAFELPVHGIGFDFTVNDENFENIKKHGFPTDKKLIAGVISGRDPWKIDFQKTVNFINELTKFVSEDRLILSNSSPLFHLPISLEPEKGHLDDRLIQLLSFANERLDELKILKKIFNENYPIPQQNLQMLIDEFRDEEVRRKVSQINEEEIGRKTPFTERYKKQVSLLGLPKFPTTTIGSFPQTKEVRKARADFNTGKISKEEYENFIKEQIKNAIEIQEKIGLDVLVHGEFERSDMVEFFGQKMKGFAFTKNGWVQSYGTRYVRPPIIYGDVSRPEPMTVKEISYAQSLTSKPVKGMLTGPVTILNWSFYRKDIPKKEIAYQIALALRDEVLDLEKAGIKVIQIDEPAFREGLPLKKAKQKEYLDWAVKAFKLTNEAVKPETQIQTHMCYSEFNDIIEYIYAMDSDVILIEASRSKGEILNAFENFNYDHGIGPGVYDIHSPRVPSVEEMLEIAERSVKVIDKNLIWINPDCGLKTRNWEEVIPSLQNIVQTARIMREKYGD
- a CDS encoding Crp/Fnr family transcriptional regulator; protein product: MIEDISFLRNVSIFEELPERDLEKIANLGTRKTFSKGNVILMEDEIGSALFIIINGKVKVSRLDETGREVILSILGPGEVFGEMSLLDGMKRSATVSALTDTEVLIIYRDDFLNLLSKYPQIAISLLRELAQRLRKADMQIKSLSLKDAEGRIGCVLIMLADDLGKMYKGKVIVEEIPTQQDLANMAGTSRETVSRILSKFEKQGLIKVEGRTLMILEYEKMKKMFK
- a CDS encoding PHP domain-containing protein, producing MRVDLHLHTYYSDGVYSPSEVVMKAKENGLDVISIVDHDTTDGLEEAIETGKEIGVEVIPGIELSSSINGTDIHILGYFINWRDENFQVYLKVFRELRSLRAKRIIEKLNALGISLKFENVAEIAKYSPISRVHIASALVRYGFVNDFHEAFSKYLNPGCPAYEKNIDLSPRKAIKLIADVGGLSFIAHPAKFISENDLASLIELGIDGIEVIHPSHNEELVRYYRSIANEYFLLESGGSDFHGGLRQDERCIGAYTVPYKFVETMKQRLNLK
- the ribE gene encoding 6,7-dimethyl-8-ribityllumazine synthase — encoded protein: MKIFEGKLIAQGLKFGIVVSRFNELITSKLLDGALDCLRRHGANDEDIEVFYCPGSFEIPLVAKKIAQTGKYNAIICLGAVIRGETPHFDYIASEVSKGVAQVQLETGIPLAFGVITTDDVEQALNRAGVKVGNKGWDAALSA